The Polyangiaceae bacterium genome includes a region encoding these proteins:
- the mazG gene encoding nucleoside triphosphate pyrophosphohydrolase, whose amino-acid sequence MGRPFDVPEKLPLVEQRGQTFPSLVALMQRLLSPEGCPWDREQDFSSLRRYVLEEACEVIDAIEANDHEQLSEELGDLALQVVFLSELGRRVGSFGPDDVVRGVVEKLVRRHPHVFENVEVSGAEEVLRNWETIKANEKQGRGILDGVPRSLPALHRAQRMSEKVSRVGFDWPDPSGSRAKVGEEVGELDEAIASGDPARIEHELGDLLFALVNLARHQQIDAETALRKSADRFRERFAHVESRVRAAHGGWPQGEDGKPGPGLPLAELDGYWEEAKRGGA is encoded by the coding sequence ATGGGTCGCCCCTTCGACGTTCCAGAGAAGCTGCCGCTGGTCGAGCAGCGCGGTCAGACCTTTCCGAGCCTGGTCGCGCTCATGCAGCGCCTGCTCTCGCCGGAGGGCTGCCCCTGGGACCGCGAGCAGGACTTCTCGTCCTTGCGTCGCTACGTGCTCGAAGAGGCGTGCGAGGTCATCGACGCCATCGAGGCGAACGACCACGAGCAGCTGTCCGAGGAGCTCGGCGACCTGGCGTTGCAGGTCGTGTTCCTGAGCGAGCTCGGCCGGCGCGTGGGCAGCTTCGGTCCCGACGACGTGGTCAGGGGCGTGGTCGAGAAGCTGGTGCGCCGGCACCCTCACGTGTTCGAGAACGTCGAGGTCAGCGGCGCCGAAGAGGTGCTCCGGAACTGGGAGACCATCAAGGCCAACGAGAAGCAGGGCAGGGGCATCCTGGACGGAGTGCCGCGCTCTCTGCCGGCCCTGCACCGCGCCCAGCGCATGAGCGAGAAGGTGAGCCGCGTCGGCTTCGACTGGCCCGACCCCTCGGGGTCACGGGCGAAGGTCGGCGAGGAGGTCGGAGAGCTGGACGAGGCCATCGCCAGCGGTGACCCGGCGCGCATCGAGCACGAGCTCGGGGACCTGTTGTTTGCGCTGGTGAACCTCGCGCGCCACCAGCAGATCGACGCGGAGACCGCGCTCCGAAAGTCGGCGGATCGCTTCCGCGAGCGCTTTGCGCACGTGGAGTCGCGTGTGCGCGCGGCCCACGGCGGCTGGCCCCAGGGCGAGGACGGAAAGCCCGGGCCCGGGCTGCCCTTGGCCGAGCTCGACGGGTACTGGGAAGAGGCCAAGCGAGGCGGAGCGTGA
- a CDS encoding enoyl-CoA hydratase/isomerase family protein encodes MEPVLLVERSGAVATLTLNRPGTKNALSRELVLELGRALAEVEAEEEIRAVVLTGAGAAFCSGADLKAGMAELAELSMETRIDEFHTLIRAIVHSKKPFVAQVDGAAVGFGADLALACDLRVLSTRAYLQEKFVKIGLMPDGGGTFWLPRLIGVGRALEYLLLGEKIEAKLAAELGLCNRLVEPDALSSTAKSLAEALAAGPPLALAQIRAAVRESFRGSIDEALMRERTGQLGLLASNDMLEGVMAWAQRRAPEFKGR; translated from the coding sequence ATGGAACCCGTGCTTCTCGTCGAACGGAGCGGAGCCGTCGCGACCCTCACCCTGAACCGCCCCGGCACGAAGAACGCGCTGAGCCGGGAGCTCGTGCTCGAGCTCGGGCGCGCGCTCGCGGAGGTCGAGGCCGAGGAGGAGATCCGCGCCGTCGTGCTCACGGGTGCCGGCGCGGCCTTCTGCTCGGGTGCGGACCTCAAAGCCGGGATGGCGGAGTTGGCCGAGCTCAGCATGGAGACCCGCATCGACGAGTTCCACACGCTGATCCGTGCCATCGTCCACTCCAAGAAGCCGTTCGTTGCTCAGGTGGACGGAGCTGCGGTGGGATTCGGCGCCGATCTGGCGCTGGCGTGCGACCTCAGGGTGCTCTCGACCCGGGCGTACCTGCAGGAGAAGTTCGTCAAGATCGGGCTGATGCCGGACGGCGGCGGGACGTTCTGGCTGCCGCGGCTGATCGGCGTGGGTCGAGCGCTCGAGTACCTGCTCCTGGGTGAGAAGATCGAGGCGAAGCTCGCGGCCGAGCTCGGCCTGTGCAACCGCTTGGTGGAGCCCGACGCCCTGAGCTCGACCGCCAAGAGCCTGGCCGAAGCGCTCGCCGCGGGTCCCCCGCTCGCACTGGCGCAGATCCGTGCGGCGGTGCGCGAGAGTTTCCGCGGAAGCATCGACGAGGCGCTGATGCGAGAACGCACGGGTCAGCTCGGTCTGCTCGCCTCGAACGACATGCTGGAGGGCGTGATGGCGTGGGCGCAGAGGCGTGCGCCCGAGTTCAAGGGGCGCTGA
- the cysK gene encoding cysteine synthase A — protein sequence MASKKPAQAPEATRARRSKSGYRVADDVLGLVGATPLLRLGRVSPEGGATVWAKCELSNPAGSVKDRPALGMVLGAERSGKLSPGATLIEATSGNTGISLAMIAAVRGYRCVLVMPEDMSLERRYILRAYGAEIVLTPALDGMGGAVQRAQALLEETPGAFMPSQFDNPDNPASHAATTAQEILEQTEGDIAAFVAGVGTGGTISGVGRALKAERRSVKVIAVEPQSSAVLSGKPPGMHGIQGLGAGFVPEILDRSVIDQIVAVSDVAADRMARRIAREEGLLVGPSSGANVHAACEVAQALGKGNVVTILCDSGERYLF from the coding sequence ATGGCCTCGAAGAAGCCGGCGCAGGCACCCGAAGCGACCCGCGCCCGACGCAGCAAGAGCGGCTATCGGGTCGCCGACGACGTGCTCGGGCTGGTGGGCGCGACACCTCTCTTGCGCCTGGGGCGGGTGAGCCCGGAGGGCGGGGCGACGGTGTGGGCCAAGTGCGAGCTCTCGAACCCGGCGGGCAGCGTCAAGGATCGGCCGGCGCTCGGCATGGTGCTCGGAGCCGAACGGAGCGGGAAGCTCTCACCGGGCGCGACGCTGATCGAGGCGACCAGCGGCAACACCGGGATCAGCCTGGCGATGATCGCCGCGGTGCGAGGCTACCGCTGCGTGCTCGTGATGCCGGAGGACATGAGCCTGGAGCGCCGCTACATCCTGCGCGCCTACGGCGCCGAAATCGTGCTCACCCCCGCCCTCGACGGCATGGGCGGCGCGGTGCAGCGAGCGCAGGCGCTCCTGGAAGAGACGCCCGGCGCGTTCATGCCCAGTCAGTTCGACAACCCCGACAACCCGGCGAGCCACGCCGCGACGACGGCTCAGGAAATCCTGGAGCAGACCGAAGGCGACATCGCGGCGTTCGTGGCCGGAGTCGGCACTGGAGGCACCATCAGCGGCGTCGGGCGAGCGCTCAAGGCCGAACGGCGCTCGGTGAAGGTGATCGCGGTCGAGCCGCAGTCGAGCGCGGTCCTGAGCGGCAAGCCGCCTGGGATGCACGGGATCCAGGGTCTCGGCGCGGGCTTCGTGCCGGAGATCCTCGATCGCAGCGTGATCGATCAGATCGTCGCCGTGAGTGACGTGGCGGCCGATCGCATGGCGCGGCGCATCGCGCGCGAGGAGGGTCTCTTGGTGGGGCCCAGCTCCGGCGCCAACGTCCACGCGGCCTGCGAGGTCGCCCAGGCGCTGGGCAAGGGCAACGTGGTGACCATCCTGTGCGACTCGGGCGAGCGCTACCTGTTCTGA
- a CDS encoding folate-binding protein YgfZ, which produces MMPTAAEAARTGALVVDEAERGTLAVTGRDRLTWLNGIVTCDVSKVAPGRGALGLILSKAGKVMSDLHIVADAERVYLSVAPGKHGELLEYFDRMLVMEDAEISDRTATHTWLGLHGPRAGEAAEVAAARTAGAAGSIDWTGLGGAALVVERGRRGDALEAMHARGLPLVLGTAEDWQLLRLERGVARYGVDYGLDDNPHEAALDQRAVAWNKGCYLGQEVVCMQGMRGKVKRRLVSLTLGGPDVPARGVPVVKVGDDTAVGEVTDARWSERLSLVVALARVQGAALEEHVPLTVGAVPASVVERPEP; this is translated from the coding sequence TTGATGCCGACTGCCGCCGAAGCTGCCCGGACCGGCGCTCTGGTCGTCGATGAAGCCGAGCGCGGCACGTTGGCGGTCACGGGGCGGGACCGGCTGACCTGGTTGAACGGCATCGTCACTTGTGACGTCTCGAAGGTCGCGCCCGGTCGAGGCGCGCTCGGGCTGATCCTGAGCAAGGCGGGCAAAGTCATGAGCGACCTCCACATCGTCGCTGACGCCGAGCGCGTCTACCTCTCGGTCGCGCCCGGCAAACACGGCGAGTTGCTCGAGTACTTCGACCGCATGCTCGTGATGGAGGACGCCGAGATCAGCGATCGGACGGCGACCCACACCTGGCTCGGCCTGCACGGACCGCGAGCCGGCGAGGCCGCCGAGGTGGCTGCGGCTCGAACGGCCGGAGCAGCAGGCAGCATCGACTGGACCGGGCTCGGCGGCGCGGCGCTCGTGGTCGAGCGAGGGCGGCGGGGCGACGCGCTGGAGGCCATGCACGCGCGCGGCCTTCCGCTGGTGCTCGGGACCGCCGAAGATTGGCAGCTCTTGCGCTTGGAGCGCGGAGTCGCTCGGTACGGCGTGGACTACGGCCTCGACGACAACCCGCACGAAGCGGCGCTGGATCAGCGGGCGGTCGCCTGGAACAAGGGCTGCTACCTGGGACAGGAGGTCGTGTGCATGCAAGGCATGCGCGGCAAGGTGAAGCGCCGGCTGGTGTCGCTGACCCTCGGCGGCCCCGACGTTCCGGCACGCGGGGTCCCCGTCGTGAAGGTCGGAGACGACACCGCCGTCGGGGAGGTCACGGACGCACGCTGGAGCGAGCGCCTGTCGCTGGTAGTCGCGCTGGCTCGCGTCCAGGGCGCTGCGCTGGAGGAACACGTGCCGCTCACCGTCGGGGCGGTGCCGGCCAGCGTGGTGGAGCGGCCGGAGCCTTGA
- a CDS encoding PDZ domain-containing protein, whose protein sequence is MLPRLFGPFASRLLLASVGATALACTAVYPEVATPARAVPAGQTLTPPPPDDLFFIRIQGATIPETTRDGRKWDAVGGSAPDPFVKVLAGDKELFRTPTQPNTLTPTWPDGPRANYRIPKGTSVRLELWDSNPINNHPICVKLIRAFAEEARRGVIDLECDSGAKLSMIAEPAHARIGLGMRYEFRSQSIFVTRVALESPAARTGLRGGDQVIRIQGKEVKTLDEAEARSLVNANSPAGVTLTVKKPDGSTLDLTLKDGPIYPMLDDDIPLE, encoded by the coding sequence ATGCTGCCTCGTCTCTTCGGCCCGTTCGCGTCGCGCTTGCTCCTGGCATCGGTTGGGGCCACGGCCCTCGCGTGCACCGCGGTCTACCCGGAGGTCGCGACGCCGGCGCGCGCGGTCCCGGCGGGGCAGACGTTGACCCCGCCGCCGCCGGATGACCTGTTCTTCATCCGCATCCAGGGCGCGACGATCCCCGAGACGACCCGGGACGGCCGCAAGTGGGACGCGGTCGGGGGCTCGGCGCCCGATCCGTTCGTCAAGGTGCTGGCCGGGGACAAGGAGCTGTTCCGGACGCCGACGCAGCCGAACACGCTGACGCCGACCTGGCCGGACGGGCCGCGGGCAAACTACCGAATCCCAAAGGGGACCAGCGTCCGCCTGGAGCTCTGGGACAGCAACCCGATCAACAACCACCCGATCTGCGTCAAGCTCATCCGTGCGTTCGCCGAGGAGGCGCGGCGGGGTGTCATCGACCTCGAGTGCGACAGCGGCGCGAAGCTGTCGATGATCGCGGAGCCAGCCCACGCCCGGATTGGCCTGGGCATGCGCTACGAGTTTCGCTCCCAGAGCATCTTCGTGACACGAGTCGCGCTCGAGTCACCGGCTGCGCGCACGGGCTTGCGGGGCGGCGATCAGGTCATACGTATCCAGGGTAAAGAGGTGAAGACCCTGGACGAGGCAGAAGCGCGCAGCTTGGTCAACGCGAACTCGCCGGCAGGCGTCACTCTCACCGTGAAGAAGCCCGACGGCTCGACCCTCGACCTGACCTTGAAGGACGGCCCCATCTACCCGATGCTCGACGACGACATTCCCCTGGAGTGA
- a CDS encoding iron-containing redox enzyme family protein, whose amino-acid sequence MDRATFLERLLCVMDQKHHWAWSGFTQGLVPRDRLHVHLEQEYATYVRDFPVLVARAYVACPIPAARRELIENVYEEETGGLHAGRPHPELFLEYPRGLGMALARFDHVELLPGAARYRALLDHVTLTEGWDAAAAVTTIFVEGTAYERGELDPARPRRPEPPLEQHPLVLHYGLPLQSLALTKAHRSVEGSHRAAAWRVVLDHVEAERRLAVVETMQRVLQAWQGYRDDVAAAVGLRRGPDGRPTLAHAA is encoded by the coding sequence ATGGACCGCGCGACCTTCCTCGAAAGACTCCTGTGCGTGATGGATCAGAAACACCACTGGGCTTGGTCCGGCTTCACCCAGGGACTGGTCCCGAGAGACCGCCTGCACGTTCACCTGGAACAGGAGTACGCCACCTACGTCCGGGACTTTCCGGTGCTGGTCGCGCGCGCATACGTTGCGTGTCCCATCCCCGCGGCGCGCCGCGAGCTGATCGAGAACGTGTACGAGGAGGAGACCGGAGGACTCCATGCCGGGCGTCCACACCCCGAGCTGTTCCTCGAGTACCCGCGCGGGCTCGGCATGGCGCTCGCCCGTTTCGACCACGTCGAGCTTCTACCGGGCGCGGCCCGCTACCGAGCGCTCCTGGATCACGTGACCCTCACCGAAGGCTGGGACGCGGCAGCCGCCGTGACCACGATCTTCGTCGAGGGCACCGCGTACGAGCGCGGCGAGCTCGACCCCGCTCGGCCCCGCCGCCCCGAGCCGCCCCTCGAGCAACATCCCCTCGTGCTGCACTACGGGCTGCCGCTCCAGAGCCTCGCGCTCACCAAAGCCCATCGCTCGGTCGAGGGCTCGCACCGCGCGGCGGCCTGGCGGGTGGTCCTGGACCACGTGGAAGCCGAGCGCCGTCTCGCGGTGGTCGAGACGATGCAGCGGGTGCTCCAGGCGTGGCAGGGGTACCGCGATGACGTGGCTGCCGCGGTGGGCCTCAGGCGCGGGCCGGACGGGCGTCCCACCCTGGCCCACGCTGCCTGA
- a CDS encoding class II glutamine amidotransferase — protein MARMFGFIGNRADLGARVLELHSGALTVRTGPGEPLGWGIGFYQSGEVLLRRRPIDDRPVIEMAEAAQGLRTDVLVGHVRRATVGALRTENTHPFRYRSWLLAQTGTVQGFDRLRDRLLESLPEFLRRNVRGDTDSELFFHLFLSFLHDAGQLNDGHVPTEHVAAALRSCIALVDRLSAEEGHGQNSGDTLVTNGEQMVALHRNGGMAYRVLRGRYDIEELLGAESRMHLRIPAIESTHFTLIASELDFVPPGWTPVDSPSIVTLTRTDDPVVEPI, from the coding sequence ATGGCAAGGATGTTCGGGTTCATCGGCAATCGCGCAGACCTGGGCGCCCGAGTGCTCGAGCTGCACTCGGGGGCGCTCACCGTGCGGACTGGCCCCGGCGAGCCGCTGGGTTGGGGCATCGGCTTCTACCAGTCCGGTGAGGTGCTGCTCAGGCGCCGCCCCATCGACGATCGTCCGGTGATCGAGATGGCGGAGGCGGCTCAGGGCCTGCGCACCGACGTGCTCGTGGGACATGTGCGCCGCGCCACCGTGGGGGCCCTGCGCACCGAGAACACGCATCCGTTCCGCTACCGCTCCTGGCTGCTCGCGCAGACCGGCACCGTCCAGGGCTTCGATCGGCTGCGGGACCGCTTGCTCGAGTCTTTGCCGGAATTTTTGCGCAGAAACGTGCGCGGGGACACCGACAGCGAGCTGTTTTTCCACCTGTTCCTCTCGTTCCTGCACGACGCCGGCCAGCTCAACGACGGGCACGTCCCCACCGAGCACGTGGCGGCGGCGCTGCGTTCCTGCATCGCGCTGGTCGATCGACTGTCTGCCGAAGAGGGGCACGGCCAGAACTCCGGGGACACCCTTGTGACCAACGGCGAGCAGATGGTGGCCCTGCACCGCAACGGCGGAATGGCCTACCGGGTGCTGCGTGGGCGCTACGACATCGAGGAGCTGCTCGGCGCGGAGAGCCGCATGCACCTCCGGATCCCCGCCATCGAGAGCACCCATTTCACCCTGATCGCGTCGGAGCTCGACTTCGTTCCGCCAGGCTGGACGCCGGTCGACAGCCCGAGCATCGTCACGCTCACGCGGACGGATGACCCAGTCGTGGAACCGATATAG
- a CDS encoding patatin-like phospholipase family protein, protein MKKPTVAFVGTGGAARGIAHLGVLKACEELGIRPSIFVGASAGAIVAATYGQGIPLDVLLDGYRLPWKRRHDGPRFHMDAFFGLPTLKQLFDPGYLTSGVFSLDKLERYLRRHLPVNDFRKVENRLIVTSVDIDRAERVLFGKGYDSETPISRAVAASCAVPGLFRPYEINGRYHLDGEIARTLSADVAVEAGADIVIVSNIYRPAEGERLHRSLARRGPLSVMNQSLNIMLTEKERRGIDLYTHVHPRCTFIDIAPDIGRFGYLNRFAARSLVLRGYRAALRMLASAKERGVFELPRMGARLN, encoded by the coding sequence ATGAAAAAGCCCACCGTGGCATTCGTCGGGACGGGGGGAGCGGCGCGCGGCATCGCGCACCTCGGGGTGCTCAAGGCCTGTGAAGAGCTCGGCATCCGTCCGAGCATCTTCGTGGGGGCGAGCGCGGGAGCCATCGTCGCAGCGACCTACGGGCAGGGGATCCCGCTCGACGTCCTGCTCGATGGCTACCGGTTGCCGTGGAAGCGGCGTCACGACGGCCCGCGCTTCCACATGGACGCGTTCTTCGGGCTGCCGACGCTGAAGCAGCTGTTCGATCCCGGCTACCTCACGAGCGGCGTCTTCTCGCTCGACAAGCTCGAGCGCTATCTGCGCCGGCACCTCCCGGTCAACGACTTCCGCAAGGTCGAGAACCGCCTGATCGTCACCTCGGTGGACATCGATCGTGCCGAGCGCGTCCTGTTCGGCAAGGGCTACGACTCCGAGACCCCGATCAGTCGCGCCGTCGCCGCGTCCTGCGCGGTGCCCGGGCTCTTCCGGCCCTACGAGATCAACGGTCGCTACCACCTCGATGGCGAGATCGCTCGTACCCTCTCCGCGGACGTGGCGGTCGAGGCAGGCGCCGACATCGTCATCGTGTCGAACATCTACCGGCCCGCAGAGGGCGAGCGCTTGCACCGGAGCCTGGCGCGTCGCGGCCCGCTCTCCGTCATGAACCAGTCGCTCAACATCATGTTGACGGAGAAGGAGCGGCGCGGCATCGACCTCTACACCCACGTCCACCCGCGCTGCACGTTCATCGACATCGCGCCGGACATCGGGCGTTTCGGTTACCTGAATCGCTTCGCGGCTCGATCGCTCGTGCTGCGTGGCTACCGCGCCGCGCTACGGATGCTGGCGTCGGCGAAGGAGCGCGGGGTATTCGAGCTGCCGCGCATGGGCGCGCGGCTGAACTGA
- a CDS encoding 3-oxoacyl-ACP synthase, which produces MSALVVAFGAISALGVGSAAFDPGKLGEPAPFAVRRDPELAAAGLAKPFAARAAELGPEAGTDRAAALLEVAMDQLLVELEQRMPDFRQLRIGLAVGTSGGGMSSFQELVARVDSGREIERELARSSAYFGPLRRITSRLGAPPELRTQLLAACASSTFAIGHALSWLALDVADLVIAGGYDALSSFIAAGFECLGATSARPAPFRSARDGLALGEGAALLALCRSAHAPLGGVLGFGASSDAQHVTAPDRTGAGLAAAARLALADAGLDAAAIGLVSAHGTGTSYNDAAEAKAIEAVLGPSAPRVVVHAFKASIGHTLGAAGALESLSAITALERDLAPATSGSGEREPALTARLLDRAESGPAAACLKLSSAFGGANAALVLSAPGAPSEARAHPVARPVCLLGVGSVIEDVDPAELRGRVLTDPIKLARMDPLSLSCVAAALSVRRLVDLPEASAVVVGSAAATLEIDADFERRRLTRGAEPRRFPATSPNLCAGECTIALGLRGPSFSVGAGPAAAVEALLVAHDWVSAGRVERAVVIAAEHVVAVVPALWRAAEWPVPAHGAMAVVLGSGEGQALCRARLAAQLGAADAARGALGGEAPGWPSLRRALAEARA; this is translated from the coding sequence ATGAGCGCGCTGGTCGTCGCCTTCGGTGCGATCTCCGCTCTCGGTGTCGGCTCCGCCGCTTTCGATCCCGGGAAGTTGGGCGAGCCTGCGCCGTTCGCGGTGCGTCGTGACCCCGAGCTCGCAGCTGCCGGCCTCGCCAAACCTTTTGCGGCGCGGGCGGCCGAGCTCGGCCCCGAGGCCGGGACGGATCGTGCCGCGGCGCTGCTCGAGGTGGCGATGGACCAGCTGCTCGTCGAGCTCGAGCAGCGGATGCCCGACTTTCGCCAGCTTCGCATCGGCCTGGCCGTCGGCACTTCGGGGGGCGGAATGTCGAGCTTCCAGGAGCTGGTCGCCCGCGTGGACAGCGGCCGCGAAATCGAGCGCGAGCTCGCCCGGAGCTCCGCTTATTTCGGCCCGCTCCGGCGGATCACGAGCCGACTCGGAGCGCCGCCGGAGCTCCGCACGCAGCTGCTCGCGGCCTGTGCTTCATCGACCTTTGCCATCGGGCATGCGCTCAGCTGGCTCGCCCTGGACGTTGCCGATCTGGTGATCGCCGGCGGCTACGACGCCCTGTCGTCGTTCATCGCCGCGGGCTTCGAGTGCCTGGGCGCCACCAGCGCTCGCCCCGCGCCGTTCCGCAGCGCGCGCGACGGGCTCGCGCTCGGTGAGGGGGCTGCTCTCTTGGCGCTCTGCCGGAGCGCGCACGCGCCGCTGGGAGGCGTGCTCGGATTTGGGGCCAGCAGCGACGCGCAGCACGTCACGGCGCCCGATCGCACCGGAGCCGGGCTCGCTGCCGCCGCGCGGCTCGCGCTCGCCGATGCGGGGCTCGACGCCGCGGCCATCGGCCTGGTGAGCGCGCACGGAACGGGGACCTCGTACAACGACGCCGCGGAGGCCAAGGCCATCGAGGCCGTGCTGGGCCCGAGCGCTCCGCGCGTGGTGGTGCACGCCTTCAAGGCCAGCATCGGGCACACGCTGGGCGCGGCGGGGGCGCTCGAGTCGCTGAGCGCCATCACTGCGCTCGAACGCGATCTGGCTCCCGCGACCTCCGGCAGCGGCGAGCGTGAGCCGGCGCTCACTGCGCGCCTGCTCGACCGCGCGGAGTCCGGTCCCGCTGCTGCATGTCTGAAGCTGTCGAGCGCCTTCGGCGGTGCCAACGCGGCGCTGGTGCTGTCGGCGCCCGGCGCTCCGAGCGAGGCGCGAGCGCACCCGGTCGCGCGGCCCGTGTGTCTGCTCGGGGTGGGGTCGGTGATCGAAGACGTCGATCCGGCCGAGCTCCGCGGGCGTGTCCTCACCGATCCAATCAAGCTCGCGCGCATGGATCCGCTGTCGCTGTCGTGCGTCGCGGCAGCGCTGAGCGTGCGTCGGCTCGTGGACTTGCCGGAGGCTTCCGCCGTCGTGGTCGGAAGCGCCGCCGCGACGCTGGAGATCGACGCGGACTTCGAGCGACGGCGCCTGACGCGCGGCGCGGAGCCGCGCAGGTTTCCGGCGACGTCGCCCAACCTGTGCGCGGGGGAGTGCACGATCGCTCTGGGCCTTCGCGGGCCATCGTTCAGCGTCGGGGCGGGACCCGCCGCCGCGGTCGAGGCGCTGCTCGTGGCGCACGACTGGGTGAGCGCGGGCAGGGTGGAGCGAGCGGTCGTGATAGCGGCGGAGCACGTGGTCGCCGTGGTGCCAGCGCTCTGGCGGGCAGCGGAGTGGCCAGTTCCCGCCCACGGGGCCATGGCGGTCGTGCTCGGGTCGGGTGAGGGGCAAGCGCTCTGCCGCGCACGCCTGGCCGCTCAGCTCGGCGCCGCGGACGCTGCTCGGGGCGCCCTCGGGGGCGAGGCGCCCGGCTGGCCGTCGCTCCGCCGGGCCCTGGCCGAAGCGCGCGCGTGA